The Salinispora tropica CNB-440 genome has a window encoding:
- the nuoF gene encoding NADH-quinone oxidoreductase subunit NuoF, with protein sequence MTTPRPETLAKLTPVLTKRWLSPDAWRIGTYERLDGYAALRKAMQAHPDDLIQLVKDSGLRGRGGAGFPTGLKWGFIPQEPDGKAPTRPHYLVVNADEGEPGTCKDLPLMTHDPHSLIEGVIIASYAIRANRAYIYIRGEAVHAARRLRHAVQEAYARNYLGKNILGSGFDLDLVVHSGAGAYICGEETALLDSLEGFRGQPRLRPPFPATHGLYASPTVVNNVGTIASVPYLVLGGAAWWRTMGTEKSSGPMIYSLSGRVVNPGQYECSMGVTLRELIELAGGMRPGHSLRFWTPGGSSTPLLTADHLDVPLDFEGVAAAGSILGTTATQIFSDQDCPVYATYRWLEFYHHESCGKCTPCREGNYWMVRVYRRILSGQGTQEDLDTLLDTCDNILGRSFCGLGDGATSPVTSSLKYFKQDYLDYVEGRTAPKLSDKQLVGAH encoded by the coding sequence GTGACCACCCCTCGGCCGGAGACGCTGGCCAAGCTCACGCCGGTGCTCACCAAGCGCTGGCTGTCGCCGGACGCCTGGCGGATCGGCACCTATGAGCGGCTGGACGGGTACGCCGCGTTGCGCAAGGCCATGCAGGCCCACCCGGACGACCTGATCCAGCTGGTCAAGGACTCTGGGCTGCGCGGCCGTGGCGGCGCGGGCTTCCCGACCGGTCTCAAGTGGGGGTTCATCCCGCAGGAGCCGGACGGCAAGGCCCCGACGCGACCGCACTACCTGGTGGTCAACGCGGACGAGGGCGAGCCGGGCACCTGCAAGGACCTGCCGCTGATGACGCACGACCCGCACTCCCTGATCGAGGGTGTGATCATCGCGTCGTACGCGATCCGGGCCAACCGCGCCTACATCTACATCCGCGGCGAGGCGGTACACGCCGCCCGCCGGCTGCGCCATGCGGTGCAGGAGGCGTACGCCCGGAACTACCTCGGGAAGAACATCCTCGGCAGCGGCTTCGACCTGGATCTGGTGGTGCACTCGGGGGCCGGGGCGTACATCTGCGGTGAGGAGACCGCGCTCCTGGACTCGCTGGAGGGGTTCCGCGGCCAGCCCCGGCTGCGCCCGCCGTTCCCGGCGACCCATGGTCTGTACGCCAGCCCGACAGTGGTGAACAACGTCGGCACCATCGCCTCGGTCCCGTACCTCGTCCTGGGTGGTGCCGCGTGGTGGCGGACCATGGGCACGGAGAAGTCCTCCGGGCCGATGATCTACTCGCTCTCCGGCCGGGTCGTGAACCCGGGCCAGTACGAGTGCTCGATGGGTGTCACGCTTCGCGAGCTGATCGAGCTGGCCGGCGGTATGCGGCCGGGACACTCCCTGCGGTTCTGGACGCCGGGCGGCTCGTCGACGCCGCTGCTGACCGCCGATCACCTGGATGTGCCGCTGGACTTCGAGGGGGTGGCGGCGGCGGGGTCGATTCTCGGCACCACCGCGACGCAGATCTTCTCCGACCAGGACTGCCCGGTCTACGCGACGTACCGGTGGCTGGAGTTCTACCACCACGAGTCGTGTGGCAAGTGCACCCCGTGCCGGGAGGGTAACTACTGGATGGTCCGTGTCTACCGCCGGATCCTCTCCGGTCAGGGCACCCAGGAGGACCTGGACACACTCCTGGACACCTGCGACAACATTCTCGGCCGCTCGTTCTGCGGCCTCGGTGACGGCGCCACCAGCCCGGTGACCTCCTCGCTGAAGTACTTCAAGCAGGACTACCTCGACTACGTCGAGGGCCGGACCGCGCCGAAGCTCTCCGACAAGCAGCTGGTGGGGGCCCACTGA